The proteins below are encoded in one region of Rhodoluna lacicola:
- the uvrC gene encoding excinuclease ABC subunit UvrC yields MANELPFRPKTGEIPTQPGVYRWLDANGRVLYVGKAKNLRARLSNYFGPLDSLHERTRRMVTSAADVQWTIVNTEYEALQLEFTWIKEFDPPFNVRFKDDKSYPYLAVSIAEAVPRAFITRNRELKGVKYFGPYTQAWAVRETLDTLLKVYPVRSCTKGVYQRAQSSKRACLLGDIGKCAAPCVQRVTPAEHKQIAKQFIDFMAGGDLKHVELLRAKMQEASQDQQYELAAQYRDDVEALETVLEKSAVVFSDQTDADLFGIADDELAAAVSMFVVRGGRIRGVRGWVIDKELERDPAELVEYVLQNVYAPIDGAEPQEVPREVIVPVDPADKTEVAKWLSEIRGSKVDLHIAQRGDKAALAGTALTNAKHALMLYKTRRSADFTARADALAGIQRVLGLDSAPLRIECFDVSHLSGTNVVASMVVFEDGLPKKDHYRRFSIDQTQDDTDSIYQVLSRRLKYLREPMENENDSATSNRFAYRPSLLIVDGGLPQVNAAQRAVNESGVADLTVIGLAKRLEEVWRPGSDFPVIFPRATDELFLLQRIRDEAHRFAITYQRQKRSSSIASALSEISGLGEKRVSALLKHFGSAKRLKLASAAEISEVAGIGPVLAEQIVQALDS; encoded by the coding sequence ATGGCCAACGAACTCCCTTTTCGCCCAAAAACGGGGGAGATTCCAACCCAACCCGGGGTCTATCGCTGGCTCGATGCCAACGGACGCGTTCTGTACGTTGGTAAAGCAAAGAACCTGCGCGCAAGGCTAAGCAACTATTTTGGACCACTAGATTCTTTGCACGAGCGAACCAGACGAATGGTCACCTCGGCTGCTGACGTGCAGTGGACGATTGTCAACACCGAATACGAGGCGCTGCAGCTTGAGTTCACCTGGATTAAAGAATTTGATCCGCCGTTTAATGTGCGCTTCAAAGACGACAAGTCGTACCCCTACCTAGCCGTTTCGATTGCCGAAGCGGTTCCAAGGGCATTCATAACCCGAAATCGTGAGCTTAAGGGAGTCAAGTATTTTGGGCCCTACACTCAAGCCTGGGCGGTCCGAGAAACCCTTGACACCCTGCTAAAGGTTTATCCGGTTCGCTCCTGTACCAAGGGTGTTTATCAACGTGCGCAATCAAGTAAGCGTGCTTGTTTGCTCGGTGACATCGGTAAGTGTGCCGCTCCGTGCGTTCAGCGAGTCACGCCAGCCGAGCATAAGCAAATAGCCAAGCAATTTATTGACTTCATGGCCGGCGGAGATTTAAAACACGTTGAATTATTGCGCGCAAAAATGCAAGAGGCATCACAAGACCAGCAATATGAGCTTGCCGCTCAATATCGCGATGACGTTGAAGCACTCGAGACCGTACTAGAGAAAAGTGCCGTAGTCTTCAGCGATCAAACCGATGCCGACCTATTTGGTATTGCCGACGATGAACTGGCGGCCGCTGTTTCTATGTTCGTGGTACGCGGCGGCAGAATTCGTGGTGTTCGGGGTTGGGTAATTGACAAAGAATTAGAACGCGACCCAGCTGAACTTGTTGAGTATGTTTTGCAAAACGTTTACGCACCAATTGACGGAGCAGAGCCGCAAGAGGTACCGCGTGAAGTAATAGTTCCGGTAGATCCGGCTGACAAAACCGAAGTAGCAAAGTGGCTCTCCGAGATCAGAGGCAGCAAGGTTGATCTGCACATCGCCCAGCGCGGTGACAAAGCCGCGCTGGCTGGGACTGCACTGACAAATGCCAAGCATGCTCTGATGCTCTACAAGACAAGACGAAGTGCGGACTTCACCGCCAGGGCGGATGCACTTGCTGGTATTCAGCGCGTGCTTGGTCTTGATTCGGCACCACTTCGAATTGAATGCTTTGACGTTTCACACCTGAGCGGCACAAATGTAGTTGCTTCCATGGTGGTCTTCGAAGATGGCTTGCCAAAGAAAGACCACTATCGTCGATTCTCAATTGATCAAACGCAAGATGATACTGATTCCATTTACCAGGTGCTCAGCCGCAGATTAAAGTATTTGCGCGAACCCATGGAGAACGAAAACGATTCGGCAACCAGCAATCGGTTTGCATATCGACCTTCGTTGCTGATCGTAGACGGTGGTCTGCCACAGGTAAATGCCGCTCAACGCGCGGTGAATGAGAGCGGCGTTGCCGATCTGACGGTAATTGGATTAGCCAAGCGATTAGAAGAGGTATGGCGACCAGGCAGCGATTTTCCGGTAATTTTTCCAAGAGCTACCGATGAACTTTTTCTGCTGCAGAGAATTCGCGATGAGGCGCACCGATTTGCTATTACCTATCAGCGTCAAAAGCGATCCTCAAGCATTGCTAGCGCGCTAAGCGAAATTTCTGGACTAGGCGAGAAGCGCGTATCTGCGCTGCTCAAACACTTTGGTTCAGCCAAAAGACTCAAACTCGCATCTGCGGCAGAAATTTCCGAGGTTGCCGGAATCGGCCCAGTTCTAGCCGAACAGATTGTTCAGGCACTGGATTCCTAA
- the whiA gene encoding DNA-binding protein WhiA: protein MALTADLKDELARIDVSKNAVRVAELSTILRFSGGLHLISGKVAVEVELDTAQLARRVRKDLAELFGIDSELAVISASGIRKSSRYQVRVIKQGDVLARQTGLLDSRGRPVRGLPANLVSGSIPEAQAVWRGAFLAHGSLTDPGRSAALEITAPGNEAAMALVGVARRLGVTAKAREVRGVYRVVVREGEAIATMLTQMGAHTQVLRWEEMRLRREVRATANRLANFDDANLRRSAQAAVAAGARVERALEILGPEIPEHLLYAGQLRLKHKQASLDELGHLAEPAMTKDAIAGRIRRLLAMADKRAEELGIPATDAFLPEDLDE from the coding sequence ATGGCACTCACGGCAGATCTCAAGGATGAGTTAGCGCGCATCGATGTAAGTAAGAACGCGGTTCGCGTCGCGGAACTTTCGACAATCCTGCGCTTTTCGGGCGGCCTGCACCTAATCTCGGGAAAGGTTGCTGTTGAGGTCGAGCTTGATACCGCACAGCTTGCCCGCAGGGTTAGAAAAGATTTGGCAGAGCTATTTGGCATTGACAGCGAGCTGGCCGTGATTTCTGCAAGTGGAATAAGAAAAAGTAGTCGCTACCAAGTAAGAGTGATCAAGCAAGGCGATGTACTTGCCAGACAAACGGGTTTGCTTGACTCACGCGGTCGACCGGTGCGTGGACTGCCGGCGAACTTAGTGTCGGGCTCTATCCCTGAGGCGCAGGCTGTTTGGCGCGGTGCATTTCTAGCGCACGGCTCACTGACCGACCCGGGTCGTTCAGCGGCATTAGAAATAACCGCACCCGGCAATGAAGCGGCGATGGCCTTGGTTGGTGTCGCCCGCAGACTTGGCGTTACCGCGAAGGCTAGGGAAGTGCGCGGGGTATATCGAGTTGTGGTACGCGAGGGCGAAGCCATTGCAACCATGTTGACCCAAATGGGTGCCCACACCCAAGTGCTGCGCTGGGAGGAAATGCGTCTTCGTCGTGAGGTGCGTGCGACTGCCAACCGTCTGGCGAACTTTGACGACGCCAATCTGCGCCGTTCTGCGCAGGCGGCCGTGGCTGCCGGGGCCCGAGTTGAACGCGCCCTTGAGATCCTGGGCCCAGAGATTCCGGAGCACTTGCTTTATGCCGGTCAATTGCGACTCAAACACAAGCAGGCCAGTCTCGACGAACTGGGGCACCTGGCCGAACCAGCCATGACCAAGGACGCAATTGCGGGTCGAATCCGTCGCCTACTGGCTATGGCTGATAAACGAGCAGAGGAGCTGGGCATTCCAGCAACCGACGCCTTCCTGCCCGAAGATTTGGACGAGTAA
- the tpiA gene encoding triose-phosphate isomerase: MARIPLIAGNWKMNLDHQQAIALVQKLSWTLRDAAHDYKSCEVVVFPPFTDIRSVQTLMDADKLELGLGAQDLSKFDSGAYTGEVSGAFLKKLEVKYVLIGHSERRQYHNEGDETVQAKTAAAFRHGIVPVICVGETLEELENEGQSAVPVRQTLAALAGHDKIGDFVIAYEPVWAIGTGKVATPEEAAAVCGKIREAISAEHGPEIADATRILYGGSVKANNVAGFLRSSEVDGVLVGGASLDAEEFSGIARFQKHIAL; encoded by the coding sequence ATGGCACGCATCCCACTAATCGCCGGTAACTGGAAGATGAACCTAGATCACCAGCAGGCAATCGCACTGGTGCAGAAGCTTTCTTGGACTCTCCGAGACGCGGCTCACGACTACAAGTCCTGTGAAGTTGTGGTGTTCCCACCTTTCACCGATATTCGCAGCGTGCAAACCTTGATGGATGCCGACAAGCTGGAACTTGGCCTTGGCGCCCAGGACCTTTCAAAGTTTGATTCTGGGGCGTACACCGGCGAAGTATCGGGTGCGTTTCTAAAGAAGCTTGAGGTCAAGTACGTTCTTATTGGCCACAGCGAACGTCGCCAGTACCACAACGAGGGTGACGAAACTGTCCAGGCCAAGACAGCAGCCGCATTCCGCCATGGAATCGTGCCAGTCATCTGCGTTGGAGAGACACTTGAAGAACTCGAAAATGAAGGTCAAAGCGCGGTCCCGGTTCGTCAGACCCTGGCGGCACTGGCCGGCCATGACAAAATCGGCGACTTTGTAATTGCCTACGAGCCGGTTTGGGCAATTGGCACCGGAAAGGTGGCCACCCCAGAGGAGGCGGCAGCGGTTTGTGGCAAGATTCGTGAGGCTATTTCGGCCGAACACGGGCCAGAAATTGCCGATGCCACCAGAATCCTTTACGGCGGCTCGGTCAAGGCCAACAACGTGGCAGGATTCCTTCGCAGCAGCGAAGTTGATGGTGTTTTGGTCGGTGGAGCCAGCCTGGACGCTGAGGAGTTCAGCGGGATTGCTCGTTTCCAAAAGCACATCGCTCTATAA
- the uvrA gene encoding excinuclease ABC subunit UvrA — MPKPLNHTDDKLIVKGARVHNLKNLNLEIPRNSMVVFTGLSGSGKSSLAFDTIFAEGQRRYVESLSAYARQFLGQVDRPDVDFIEGLSPAVSIDQKSTNRNPRSTVGTITEIHDYLRLLWARIGVPYCAECGEKIVKQTPQQIVDQILEFPEGTKFLILAQVVDQKKGAFEELFRDLNSQGFARAVVDGELIQLAEAKPLKKTFKHDISVVVDRLVSKPDIIGRLTDSVETALKLAGGRIVIDLVDAKEGPGKTRVFSEKMSCPNEHPLSLTEIEPRTFSFNAPFGACPTCSGLGVKQAVDADLVIGDPDESINGGVILPWSTQGKGLFHYFSRMLEGLATDLKFSLDKPWNKLSPEVQEAVLYGNNFDIQVKWKNRYGREMKYTTGFEGVLNYIERKYLESENDYARAKWSDFLREIPCPACNGQRLKPEVLAVKVADKSIAEVAAMSLGETVKFFKDITLDKRDVKIAAQVLREIRGRLEFLMAVGLDYLSLERSAGSLSGGEAQRIRLATQIGSGLTGVLYVLDEPSIGLHQRDNRKLIETLIKLRDLGNTLIVVEHDEDTIKASDWVVDIGPGAGVHGGEVVHSGTYKELLKNQKSITGAFMSGREKIATPTKRRKIDPTRKIKVVGARENNLKTVDVEFPLGTFTAVTGVSGSGKSSLVNDVLYEVLANKLNGAKGVAGKHTRIEGLDLLDKVVHVDQNPIGRTPRSNPATYTGVFDHIRKLFAETQESKARGYQQGRFSFNVKGGRCEACSGDGTLKIEMNFLPDVYVACEVCHGERYNRETLQVKYKGKNIAEVLEMPIAEAAEFFTAITSIARYLETLVEVGLGYVRLGQSATTLSGGEAQRVKLATELQRRSNGRTIYVLDEPTTGLHFEDVRKLLLVLNSLVEKGNTVLVIEHNLDVIKCADWIVDMGPEGGSRGGEVVAIGTPEQVAKNSKSFTGGFLKEILG, encoded by the coding sequence GTGCCTAAACCTCTAAACCACACCGATGACAAGCTAATTGTTAAGGGTGCTCGCGTCCACAATCTAAAAAATCTCAACCTTGAGATCCCTAGAAACTCAATGGTTGTCTTCACCGGACTCAGTGGTTCAGGTAAATCATCTCTTGCTTTTGACACAATTTTTGCTGAGGGTCAACGCCGATACGTTGAGTCGCTTTCGGCCTACGCTCGTCAATTTTTAGGTCAGGTTGATCGACCGGATGTTGATTTCATTGAGGGTCTCAGCCCAGCGGTTTCAATTGATCAGAAATCGACCAATCGCAATCCTCGTTCTACCGTGGGAACGATTACGGAAATACACGACTACCTGCGTCTGCTTTGGGCTCGAATTGGAGTTCCTTACTGTGCCGAATGTGGTGAAAAAATTGTCAAACAAACTCCGCAGCAGATAGTTGATCAAATTCTTGAGTTCCCAGAGGGAACCAAATTCTTGATTCTTGCCCAGGTGGTCGACCAAAAAAAGGGCGCCTTTGAAGAATTATTCCGTGATCTGAACTCCCAGGGTTTCGCTCGAGCGGTAGTCGATGGTGAATTGATTCAGCTGGCCGAGGCAAAACCATTGAAGAAAACCTTCAAGCACGACATTTCCGTCGTGGTAGATCGACTGGTCAGCAAGCCAGACATCATTGGGCGACTAACCGACTCAGTTGAAACAGCGCTGAAGCTGGCTGGCGGCCGTATTGTGATTGACCTCGTGGATGCTAAGGAGGGGCCGGGTAAGACACGTGTGTTCAGCGAAAAAATGTCATGCCCAAATGAGCACCCATTGAGCCTTACCGAAATTGAACCTCGCACATTTTCTTTCAATGCCCCTTTTGGCGCCTGCCCAACCTGCTCCGGCTTGGGGGTTAAGCAAGCAGTTGACGCTGATTTGGTTATCGGTGATCCTGACGAAAGCATCAACGGTGGTGTAATTTTGCCCTGGTCAACCCAAGGCAAGGGATTGTTCCACTATTTTTCTCGCATGCTTGAGGGGCTTGCCACCGATCTAAAGTTTTCACTGGATAAACCGTGGAACAAGCTCTCACCAGAGGTTCAAGAGGCTGTCCTTTACGGAAATAATTTTGACATTCAGGTGAAATGGAAAAACCGCTACGGGCGCGAAATGAAATACACCACTGGTTTCGAAGGTGTGCTGAACTACATCGAGCGTAAGTACCTAGAGTCAGAAAATGATTACGCAAGAGCCAAATGGTCTGACTTTCTGCGCGAGATTCCTTGCCCGGCTTGCAACGGCCAGCGACTTAAACCCGAGGTACTCGCTGTTAAAGTCGCTGATAAATCTATTGCAGAAGTGGCGGCCATGAGCCTCGGCGAAACCGTTAAATTCTTCAAAGACATCACCCTAGACAAACGAGATGTCAAGATCGCTGCACAGGTGTTGCGCGAAATCAGGGGTCGTCTTGAGTTTCTAATGGCGGTTGGGCTTGATTATCTAAGCCTTGAAAGATCTGCTGGCAGCCTTTCTGGTGGTGAGGCGCAACGAATTCGACTTGCCACTCAAATTGGTAGCGGACTTACCGGGGTACTTTACGTGCTGGATGAACCAAGCATTGGCCTGCACCAACGCGACAATCGAAAGCTGATTGAAACCCTGATTAAGCTTCGCGACTTGGGAAACACTCTGATAGTTGTTGAACACGATGAAGACACGATCAAGGCGTCGGACTGGGTAGTTGACATCGGACCGGGTGCTGGCGTACACGGTGGTGAAGTGGTTCATAGCGGAACTTACAAAGAGCTTCTGAAGAATCAGAAGTCAATCACCGGGGCTTTCATGTCTGGAAGAGAGAAAATTGCGACCCCAACCAAGCGTCGCAAGATAGACCCAACTAGGAAGATAAAGGTTGTCGGTGCTAGAGAGAACAACCTAAAAACCGTTGACGTTGAATTTCCTCTGGGAACATTCACTGCTGTCACCGGAGTCAGCGGTTCTGGCAAGTCTTCACTAGTCAACGATGTGCTCTACGAAGTGTTGGCCAATAAGTTGAATGGCGCCAAAGGTGTGGCCGGTAAGCACACCCGCATTGAAGGCTTGGATTTACTAGACAAAGTCGTGCACGTGGATCAAAATCCAATTGGCCGCACACCACGCTCCAACCCAGCAACCTACACGGGTGTTTTTGATCACATCCGAAAGCTGTTTGCCGAGACACAAGAATCCAAGGCCCGGGGATACCAACAGGGGAGATTCTCGTTCAATGTAAAAGGGGGTCGCTGCGAGGCTTGCTCGGGCGATGGAACTCTAAAGATTGAAATGAACTTTCTGCCAGACGTTTACGTGGCTTGCGAAGTTTGCCATGGAGAGCGCTACAACCGCGAGACTCTGCAGGTCAAATACAAGGGCAAAAACATTGCCGAAGTACTTGAAATGCCGATTGCTGAAGCCGCGGAATTTTTTACAGCAATCACTTCAATTGCACGCTACCTTGAGACCTTGGTAGAAGTAGGCCTTGGTTATGTTCGGCTTGGTCAAAGCGCAACAACCTTGTCTGGTGGTGAGGCTCAGCGTGTGAAGTTAGCAACGGAGCTTCAGCGCCGCTCGAATGGCCGAACCATTTACGTTCTTGACGAACCAACCACCGGCCTGCATTTTGAAGATGTTCGCAAACTTCTGCTTGTCCTAAACAGCCTTGTTGAAAAAGGTAATACTGTTCTGGTGATTGAACACAACCTTGATGTAATCAAGTGTGCCGACTGGATCGTAGACATGGGCCCTGAGGGTGGTTCACGTGGAGGCGAGGTTGTCGCGATTGGAACTCCTGAGCAGGTGGCTAAGAACTCAAAGAGCTTCACCGGCGGGTTCCTAAAGGAAATTCTGGGCTAA
- a CDS encoding phosphoglycerate kinase: protein MRKLSDLPSLDGKRVVIRCDLNVPLDGTRITDDGRIVASVPTIKYLVDQGAKVVVISHLGRPEGAPDSKYSLEPVAIRLGELLGQPVFFAADTVGSEAKGAVRALDNGGVAVLENLRFNPGETSKDAAEREAFAAKLAEFGDFFISDGFGVVHRKQASVYELAQALPSACGLLIEKELEVLTRLTSTPDRPYAVVLGGSKVSDKLGVINHLLPTVNKLLVGGGMVFTFLAALGHKVGASLLEVDQIDTCKEYLKRAAELGVEVILPTDIVVASKFGADAEVSVTAADSIESSPFGATGLGLDIGPESAARFAAEIASAKTVFWNGPMGVFEIEKFSNGTRAVAKALTEVEGLSVVGGGDSAAAVRILGFQDNQFGHISTGGGASLEFLEGKTLPGLEILA, encoded by the coding sequence ATGCGTAAACTCTCCGACCTGCCGAGTCTTGACGGAAAGCGGGTAGTAATCCGCTGCGACCTCAACGTTCCACTAGATGGAACTCGCATCACCGATGATGGCCGCATCGTTGCATCCGTTCCAACCATCAAGTACCTGGTAGATCAGGGCGCCAAGGTTGTAGTAATTTCACACCTTGGCCGCCCGGAGGGTGCGCCTGACTCAAAGTATTCGCTCGAGCCAGTTGCAATTCGCCTTGGTGAACTTCTTGGCCAGCCGGTCTTCTTTGCCGCCGATACCGTCGGCAGCGAAGCCAAAGGCGCGGTTCGTGCCCTGGACAACGGCGGGGTAGCGGTACTTGAGAACCTACGCTTCAATCCTGGTGAGACCAGCAAGGATGCGGCGGAGCGCGAGGCATTTGCCGCCAAGCTTGCCGAGTTTGGTGACTTCTTCATCAGCGATGGCTTTGGTGTTGTGCACCGTAAGCAGGCATCGGTTTATGAATTGGCACAAGCTTTGCCGTCTGCTTGCGGTTTGTTGATTGAGAAGGAACTTGAAGTTCTTACTCGCTTGACCAGCACACCCGATCGTCCATACGCGGTGGTGCTCGGCGGTTCAAAGGTTTCCGACAAACTTGGCGTGATTAATCACCTGTTACCTACCGTGAATAAACTTTTGGTTGGCGGCGGAATGGTATTCACCTTCCTAGCCGCCCTTGGCCACAAAGTTGGCGCCTCGCTTCTTGAGGTCGACCAGATCGACACCTGCAAGGAATATTTAAAGCGCGCAGCCGAACTGGGCGTTGAGGTTATATTGCCAACTGACATCGTGGTGGCATCAAAATTCGGCGCAGATGCAGAAGTTTCGGTAACCGCCGCTGATTCGATTGAGTCATCGCCATTTGGTGCAACCGGTCTTGGTTTGGACATCGGTCCTGAATCGGCCGCACGCTTCGCGGCGGAGATTGCCTCGGCCAAGACAGTTTTCTGGAATGGCCCAATGGGCGTATTCGAAATTGAAAAGTTTTCAAACGGAACTCGTGCGGTAGCTAAGGCGTTGACCGAGGTCGAGGGACTTAGCGTCGTGGGTGGCGGCGATTCAGCCGCGGCAGTCCGCATTCTGGGCTTCCAAGACAACCAGTTCGGCCACATCTCAACCGGTGGTGGCGCAAGCCTTGAATTCCTAGAAGGCAAGACATTACCTGGCCTTGAAATTCTGGCCTAG
- the gap gene encoding type I glyceraldehyde-3-phosphate dehydrogenase, with protein sequence MATRVGINGFGRIGRNYLRAALAKGTELEIVAVNDLSDPKSLAHLLKYDSVTGRLPQEVSVDGQNIIVDGQVIKVLAERDPANLGWGDLGVDIVIESTGRFTDAEAASAHIKAGAKKVLISAPATGDAETFVIGVNEHLYDNEKHHIISNASCTTNCLAPFAKVFNDKFGIENGLMTTVHAYTADQNLQDGPHGDLRRARAAAINIVPSSTGAAKAIGLVLPELKGKLDGYALRVPVPTGSITDLTLVSKTDVTVEEIKAAYKAASESGPMVGILKYTEDEIVSSDIVTDPHSSIVDAGLIKVIGRTVKISSWYDNEWGYSNRLVELTELVASKLK encoded by the coding sequence GTGGCAACTCGTGTTGGAATTAACGGCTTTGGCCGTATCGGTCGTAACTACCTTCGTGCGGCACTTGCAAAAGGCACCGAACTAGAGATTGTTGCAGTAAACGACCTAAGTGACCCAAAGTCACTTGCTCACCTGCTTAAGTACGACTCAGTAACTGGTCGTCTACCTCAGGAAGTGTCAGTTGATGGTCAGAACATCATCGTTGACGGACAGGTAATTAAGGTTCTTGCAGAGCGCGATCCAGCAAACCTAGGCTGGGGTGACCTAGGCGTTGACATCGTTATCGAGTCAACCGGTCGCTTCACAGATGCAGAGGCAGCAAGCGCACACATTAAGGCTGGCGCAAAGAAGGTTCTAATCTCAGCACCTGCAACCGGCGACGCAGAGACATTTGTTATCGGTGTGAACGAGCACCTATACGACAACGAAAAGCACCACATCATCTCGAACGCATCTTGCACCACAAACTGCTTGGCTCCGTTCGCCAAGGTTTTCAACGACAAGTTCGGAATCGAAAACGGGCTTATGACCACGGTTCACGCTTACACCGCTGACCAGAACCTGCAGGATGGCCCACACGGTGACCTTCGTCGTGCACGTGCAGCCGCCATCAACATCGTTCCTTCATCAACTGGTGCAGCAAAGGCAATTGGCCTAGTTCTTCCAGAGCTAAAGGGAAAGCTAGATGGCTACGCACTTCGCGTACCAGTACCAACCGGTTCAATCACAGACCTAACTTTGGTTTCAAAGACCGATGTAACCGTTGAGGAAATCAAGGCAGCTTACAAAGCAGCTTCTGAATCTGGACCAATGGTCGGCATCCTGAAGTACACCGAGGACGAAATCGTCTCAAGCGACATCGTGACCGACCCGCACTCATCAATCGTTGATGCAGGTTTGATCAAGGTAATCGGTCGCACAGTAAAGATCAGCTCTTGGTACGACAACGAGTGGGGTTACTCAAACCGTCTAGTTGAGCTAACCGAGCTTGTAGCAAGCAAGCTTAAGTAA
- the secG gene encoding preprotein translocase subunit SecG codes for MAALQIALHVLLAITSLLLTLMILLHKGRGGGLSDMFGGGVSSTMASSGVAERNLNRITIILGIVWVVVIITLGLFNRFNLVG; via the coding sequence ATGGCAGCGCTACAGATCGCACTACACGTGCTACTAGCAATCACCAGCCTTTTGCTGACCCTCATGATCTTGCTACACAAGGGGCGCGGCGGCGGTCTTTCTGACATGTTTGGTGGCGGTGTTAGCAGCACCATGGCTTCATCTGGGGTTGCAGAGCGAAACCTAAATCGCATCACAATCATTCTTGGCATCGTCTGGGTGGTAGTAATCATCACCCTGGGACTCTTCAACCGTTTTAACCTCGTAGGTTAA
- a CDS encoding superoxide dismutase has product MSKYTLPELSYDYAALEPSISARIMELHHSKHHAAYVAGANATLDLLEEARAKNDFTWVNKLQKDLAFHLGGHVNHSIFWNNLAPANSDRPQGELASAINEYFGTFEAFQAHFNAAAMGIQGSGWAFLAWDTLGKRLIIEQLYDQQGNVVPASIPLLMLDMWEHAFYLDYQNVKGDYVKAFWNIINWADVQARFEAAQSKTGGLLLV; this is encoded by the coding sequence ATGAGCAAATACACACTTCCTGAGCTTTCATACGACTATGCCGCCCTAGAGCCAAGCATCTCGGCCCGAATCATGGAGCTGCACCACTCAAAGCACCACGCCGCATACGTAGCTGGCGCGAATGCCACTCTGGACTTGCTTGAAGAAGCGCGTGCCAAGAATGACTTCACCTGGGTAAACAAGCTTCAGAAGGACCTTGCCTTCCACCTGGGTGGACACGTAAACCACTCAATTTTCTGGAATAACCTTGCTCCGGCTAACAGCGACCGCCCACAGGGAGAGCTGGCATCGGCAATCAACGAGTACTTTGGCACATTTGAGGCCTTCCAGGCCCACTTCAACGCCGCGGCGATGGGCATCCAGGGCTCTGGCTGGGCATTTTTGGCCTGGGACACCCTGGGAAAGCGCCTGATCATCGAGCAGCTATACGACCAGCAGGGCAATGTGGTTCCTGCCAGCATCCCATTGCTAATGCTGGATATGTGGGAGCACGCCTTCTACCTGGATTACCAGAACGTGAAGGGTGACTACGTCAAGGCCTTCTGGAACATCATTAACTGGGCCGACGTGCAGGCCCGTTTTGAGGCTGCTCAAAGCAAAACAGGTGGGCTACTGCTAGTCTGA
- the rapZ gene encoding RNase adapter RapZ, which translates to MSTEQNLDRKHELLIVTGMSGAGRSTVGNALEDLGWYVVDNLPPQMLEPIADLFSLAKTPLPRLAVVIDVRGGEFFGELNDHLNSLRSRNINLRVLFLEATDNALVKRFESVRRPHPLQGNGTILDGIAAERSRLLNLRESADVIIDTSDLNVHQLSNKIADGFSLDQTRKLQITVMSFGFKHGLPSDADMVADMRFLPNPFWQESLRPFTGEDQPVSDFVLSQTGAQEFVSNYLAALKPVLNGYLNENKRYATIAIGCTGGKHRSVAVSRLIAAELAKLDDVAISIKHRDLGKE; encoded by the coding sequence ATGAGCACAGAACAAAACCTAGACAGGAAGCACGAGTTGCTTATTGTCACGGGTATGTCTGGTGCCGGAAGGTCAACCGTGGGCAATGCACTTGAGGATTTGGGCTGGTATGTGGTGGACAATCTGCCGCCACAAATGCTTGAACCGATCGCGGACCTTTTTAGTTTGGCAAAGACTCCTCTGCCGCGACTGGCCGTCGTTATCGACGTGCGAGGTGGTGAGTTTTTCGGAGAGCTGAATGATCACCTGAACTCACTTAGATCAAGAAACATCAACCTCAGGGTTCTTTTTCTCGAAGCCACTGATAACGCACTCGTAAAGCGATTTGAATCAGTTCGCAGACCGCATCCACTTCAGGGCAATGGAACGATATTGGATGGAATTGCTGCCGAGAGATCCAGGCTTTTGAATTTGCGCGAATCTGCTGATGTCATTATCGATACAAGCGATCTAAACGTTCACCAGTTATCAAACAAAATTGCCGATGGTTTTTCTCTTGACCAGACTCGAAAACTTCAAATTACGGTAATGTCTTTTGGCTTTAAGCACGGGCTGCCTAGTGATGCCGACATGGTGGCCGACATGCGTTTTCTGCCGAATCCTTTTTGGCAAGAATCGCTCAGACCTTTCACCGGGGAAGATCAGCCGGTTAGTGATTTTGTATTGAGCCAAACCGGGGCACAGGAGTTTGTAAGTAACTACCTTGCGGCACTCAAACCGGTTCTAAATGGATATCTAAATGAAAACAAACGCTACGCAACCATCGCTATTGGTTGCACAGGGGGAAAGCATCGATCAGTCGCGGTATCGCGGTTAATCGCAGCGGAACTAGCCAAGTTGGACGATGTGGCAATCAGTATCAAGCACCGCGACTTGGGCAAGGAATAG